Proteins from one Nakamurella multipartita DSM 44233 genomic window:
- a CDS encoding helix-turn-helix transcriptional regulator — translation MADRPAVKSSGPRSAQARSEPIRTEQNAGAPDPLTIGRRLRHLRKAAGLTLSDVAEAAGISPSALSLFENGKREAKLSLLTTLAGVLGTDLGELLAVAPPSRRAALEIELERAQRSSGFKSLEIAAVKPGPRLQTEALESLVGLHRALARIQAERQATPEQARRANAELRAEMRRRGNYFGEIEKVAADLLTATGYEGGPITRSVVDRLAAHLGFRLRHSGDLPQSTRTVTDLAHRIIYLPQPDAGQHDSRSLALNALGHVVLGHEVPQDYSEFLRQRVEINYFAASLLIPERGALTLLRRAKAAKDIAIEDLRDAYAVSYETAAHRFTNLATRHLDLPVHFMRISKAGVIYKAYENDGVQFPMDASGAIEGQRVCRYWTARVVFDRPDLSSAYQQYTDTKSGTYWCTAIVDRTAQGLFSVNVGVPYADVKWMRGRETTERSRSRCPDPTCCALPPSELADRWEGMAWPSARVHSHLLAAMPPGVFPGVDQVEVLGFLERHSAD, via the coding sequence GTGGCGGACCGGCCGGCTGTCAAAAGTTCTGGTCCGCGATCCGCGCAGGCTCGATCGGAGCCGATCAGAACCGAACAGAACGCCGGCGCCCCCGACCCGTTGACCATCGGCCGCCGGCTGCGGCACCTGCGCAAGGCCGCCGGCCTGACGCTGTCCGACGTCGCCGAGGCCGCCGGCATCAGCCCGTCGGCGCTCTCGTTGTTCGAGAACGGCAAGCGGGAGGCCAAGCTGTCGCTGCTGACCACCCTGGCCGGGGTGCTCGGCACCGATCTGGGGGAACTGCTGGCGGTGGCCCCGCCGAGCCGGCGGGCGGCGCTGGAGATCGAGCTGGAACGGGCGCAACGCTCGTCCGGGTTCAAGTCGCTGGAGATCGCGGCGGTCAAGCCGGGCCCGCGGCTGCAGACCGAGGCGCTGGAGTCGCTGGTCGGCCTGCACCGGGCGCTGGCCCGGATCCAGGCCGAGCGGCAGGCCACCCCGGAACAGGCCCGCCGGGCCAACGCCGAGTTGCGCGCGGAGATGCGCCGGCGCGGCAACTACTTCGGCGAGATCGAGAAGGTGGCCGCCGATCTGCTGACCGCCACCGGGTACGAGGGCGGTCCGATCACCCGGTCCGTGGTCGACCGGCTGGCCGCGCACCTGGGCTTCCGGCTGCGGCACTCGGGGGATCTGCCCCAGTCCACCCGCACGGTGACCGACCTGGCCCACCGCATCATCTACCTGCCCCAGCCCGACGCCGGCCAGCACGACTCGCGCTCCCTGGCCCTCAACGCGCTCGGCCATGTGGTGCTGGGACACGAAGTGCCGCAGGACTATTCGGAGTTCCTGCGGCAGCGGGTGGAGATCAACTACTTCGCCGCCTCGCTGCTGATCCCCGAGCGCGGCGCGCTGACCCTGCTCCGGCGGGCCAAGGCGGCCAAGGACATCGCGATCGAGGACCTGCGCGATGCCTACGCGGTCTCCTACGAGACCGCCGCGCACCGCTTCACCAACCTGGCCACCCGGCACCTGGACCTGCCCGTGCACTTCATGCGGATCAGCAAGGCCGGGGTGATCTACAAGGCCTACGAGAACGATGGCGTGCAGTTCCCGATGGACGCGTCCGGGGCGATCGAGGGCCAGCGGGTCTGCCGGTACTGGACCGCCCGGGTCGTCTTCGACCGGCCCGACCTGTCCTCGGCCTACCAGCAATACACCGACACCAAGTCCGGAACCTATTGGTGTACGGCCATTGTCGACCGCACGGCGCAGGGCTTGTTCTCGGTCAACGTGGGTGTGCCCTACGCCGACGTCAAGTGGATGCGCGGTCGGGAGACCACCGAACGCTCCCGCTCCCGCTGCCCGGACCCGACCTGCTGCGCCCTGCCGCCGTCCGAGCTGGCCGACCGCTGGGAGGGCATGGCCTGGCCCAGCGCCCGGGTGCACTCGCACCTGCTGGCCGCCATGCCGCCCGGGGTCTTCCCGGGGGTGGACCAGGTCGAGGTGCTCGGCTTCCTGGAGCGGCACTCCGCCGACTGA
- a CDS encoding SRPBCC family protein — protein sequence MIVDLGSYVQVGGRPAVRFERLLPAPIERVWAAVTDPEQLPAWFPSQVRYEPRVGGEITFLGDPNLPEPPQVDRVLAWDPPHRFAFGWGGDEIHLELSRTEAGCRLVLLNVLVSADTAARNATGWYGCLGELDKVLQGIPSDGPHSQPLADFWPLHDAHVAAGLPHGAWIPDEVLAARPS from the coding sequence ATGATCGTGGATCTGGGCAGTTACGTGCAGGTCGGCGGGCGGCCCGCGGTGCGCTTCGAGCGCCTGCTGCCCGCGCCGATCGAGCGGGTGTGGGCCGCGGTCACTGACCCCGAGCAACTGCCCGCCTGGTTTCCCTCGCAGGTGCGCTACGAGCCGCGGGTCGGCGGCGAGATCACCTTTCTGGGCGATCCGAATCTGCCCGAGCCGCCGCAGGTCGACCGGGTGCTGGCCTGGGATCCGCCGCACCGCTTCGCCTTCGGCTGGGGCGGCGACGAGATCCATCTGGAGCTGAGCCGGACCGAGGCCGGGTGCCGGCTGGTCCTGCTCAACGTTCTGGTCAGTGCCGACACCGCCGCGCGCAACGCCACCGGCTGGTACGGCTGCCTGGGCGAGCTGGACAAGGTCCTGCAGGGCATCCCGAGCGACGGCCCGCACAGCCAACCGCTGGCCGACTTCTGGCCGCTGCACGACGCGCACGTGGCCGCCGGCCTCCCGCACGGGGCGTGGATCCCCGACGAGGTGCTCGCCGCGCGCCCGTCCTGA
- a CDS encoding ArsR/SmtB family transcription factor produces the protein MVSETTWAALADPHRRAVLDLLSTGEHAVNDVVERLQLTQPQASKHLRVLREANLVQVRKDAQRRLYRLDPRPMAEIDAWLAPYRRRWNHSLDRLEDHLEESS, from the coding sequence GTGGTGAGCGAGACCACCTGGGCGGCCCTGGCCGACCCGCATCGACGGGCGGTGCTGGATCTGCTGTCCACCGGCGAGCACGCGGTCAACGACGTGGTCGAGCGCTTGCAGCTGACTCAACCTCAGGCGTCCAAGCATCTGCGGGTGCTGCGCGAGGCCAACCTGGTCCAGGTGCGCAAGGACGCCCAACGCCGGCTGTACCGGCTGGACCCGCGACCGATGGCAGAGATCGACGCCTGGCTCGCCCCCTACCGGCGGCGGTGGAACCACAGCCTGGACCGCCTGGAAGACCATCTGGAGGAATCGTCATGA
- the rarD gene encoding EamA family transporter RarD: MPQESGLPAGSRSKAGVTPASTNAVPPRGLMFGLIAYGLWGMFPLYFPLLEPAGAIEILAHRMLWSLPISSIILTVVRGWRAIVTMPPRVWGLVVAAAILISVNWVIYIWAVNNGHVVEAALGYFINPLVSVVLGVLLFRERLRIPQWTAVGLGTGAVVVLAVAGGSFPWVALSLAFSFGFYGLVKKIIPLAPTASLTAEGLVQFVPALIYVVTITVAGTSTFASYGSGHVLLMASTGLVTCVPLLAFAAAAQALPLSILGLLQYLTPVLQFLLGVLWFHEPMPAYRWVGFVLVWSALIVFTVDAMRQARRTSVARRAH; this comes from the coding sequence GTGCCGCAGGAGTCGGGCCTACCGGCCGGGTCACGATCGAAGGCCGGCGTCACCCCCGCGTCAACGAACGCCGTGCCGCCCCGCGGCCTGATGTTCGGCCTCATCGCCTACGGCCTGTGGGGCATGTTCCCGCTGTACTTCCCCCTGCTGGAGCCGGCCGGGGCGATCGAGATCCTTGCCCACCGGATGCTCTGGTCGCTGCCGATCTCCTCGATCATCCTGACCGTCGTCCGTGGCTGGCGGGCGATCGTGACCATGCCGCCGCGCGTGTGGGGTCTGGTGGTGGCCGCGGCCATCCTGATCTCGGTCAACTGGGTCATCTACATCTGGGCGGTCAACAACGGGCACGTCGTCGAGGCCGCCCTGGGCTACTTCATCAACCCTCTGGTCAGCGTGGTGCTGGGGGTGCTGCTCTTCCGGGAGCGGCTGCGGATTCCGCAGTGGACCGCGGTCGGCCTGGGCACCGGCGCCGTGGTCGTGCTCGCAGTGGCCGGCGGCAGCTTCCCCTGGGTCGCGCTGTCCCTGGCGTTCTCATTCGGCTTCTACGGGCTGGTCAAGAAGATCATCCCGCTGGCCCCGACCGCGTCGTTGACCGCGGAGGGACTGGTCCAGTTCGTCCCCGCCCTGATCTACGTGGTCACCATCACGGTGGCCGGCACGTCCACGTTCGCCTCCTACGGGAGCGGTCACGTACTGCTGATGGCCTCGACCGGACTGGTCACCTGTGTCCCGTTGCTGGCCTTCGCGGCCGCCGCCCAGGCCCTGCCGCTGTCCATCCTGGGCCTGCTGCAGTACCTGACCCCGGTGCTGCAGTTCCTGCTCGGCGTCCTCTGGTTCCACGAGCCCATGCCGGCCTATCGCTGGGTCGGGTTCGTGCTGGTGTGGTCCGCGTTGATCGTCTTCACCGTCGACGCCATGCGGCAGGCTCGCCGCACCTCGGTGGCCCGGCGCGCCCACTGA
- a CDS encoding helix-turn-helix domain-containing protein translates to MAADPPSVRERRLAAELRRARQAAQLNGREVAALTGWSTSKVSRIENGRIGIGAADLDRLLELYQVPPDASALLRRLAPDGRAHGWWEAYADSLSTGYATLLRLEAGSSALRSYCALIPHPLLMTPAYIRQVVRSTWQQPSATEIDRRVQVCLRRQSVLTRDEGPDRTTPRRLELAVVLDEAVLHRAATAGPARPEDSGHAGADPIAIRRDQLAHLLSAARWPAVTIQVLPFTAGIPPVSAGSFSLLESAATGAPDLVYLENKTRISFVDGEDEVDRYARDHRLLTELALPPADSADLIADLARGSSGR, encoded by the coding sequence ATGGCTGCCGATCCGCCGTCGGTGCGGGAACGCCGGCTGGCCGCCGAACTGCGCCGGGCCCGCCAGGCCGCGCAGCTCAACGGCCGCGAGGTCGCCGCGCTCACCGGGTGGTCGACGTCCAAGGTGTCCCGGATCGAGAACGGCCGGATCGGCATCGGCGCGGCCGATCTGGACCGGCTGCTGGAGCTGTACCAGGTGCCGCCGGACGCGTCCGCGCTGTTGCGGCGACTGGCGCCCGACGGCCGGGCCCACGGCTGGTGGGAGGCGTACGCGGATTCGCTGTCCACCGGGTACGCCACCCTGCTGCGGCTGGAGGCCGGGTCGAGCGCCCTGCGCAGCTACTGCGCGCTGATCCCGCACCCGCTGTTGATGACGCCGGCCTACATCCGGCAGGTCGTCCGCTCGACCTGGCAGCAGCCGTCGGCGACCGAGATCGATCGGCGCGTCCAGGTGTGCCTGCGCCGCCAATCCGTGCTCACCCGGGACGAGGGCCCGGACCGCACGACGCCGAGGCGGCTGGAACTGGCGGTGGTGCTGGACGAGGCGGTGCTGCACCGGGCGGCCACCGCCGGGCCGGCCCGACCGGAGGATTCCGGCCATGCCGGCGCCGATCCGATCGCGATCCGCCGGGACCAGCTCGCGCACCTGCTGTCCGCCGCCCGCTGGCCGGCGGTGACCATCCAGGTCCTGCCGTTCACGGCCGGCATCCCGCCGGTGAGCGCCGGGTCGTTCTCCCTGCTGGAGTCGGCCGCCACCGGCGCGCCCGACCTGGTCTACCTGGAGAACAAGACGCGGATCTCGTTCGTCGACGGCGAGGACGAGGTCGACCGTTACGCCCGCGACCATCGGCTGCTCACCGAACTGGCGCTGCCCCCGGCGGACTCGGCCGACCTGATCGCCGACCTCGCGCGGGGGAGCAGCGGCCGGTGA
- a CDS encoding YajQ family cyclic di-GMP-binding protein — MADASFDIVSKVDHQEADNALNQAAKELSQRFDFRGTDTTIVWAGEEGVTITSSTEERCLAAIEVFKEKLVKRGISLRALDMGEPTASGKTYKVTGKIVQGIASDKAKAIAKRIKDEGPKGVQAQIQGDQLRVTGKKRDDLQAVIALLKNADLDIALQFTNYR, encoded by the coding sequence GTGGCAGACGCCTCGTTCGACATCGTCAGCAAGGTCGACCATCAGGAGGCGGACAACGCCCTCAACCAGGCGGCCAAGGAACTGTCCCAGCGGTTCGACTTCCGCGGCACCGACACCACCATCGTGTGGGCCGGCGAGGAGGGGGTGACCATCACCTCCAGCACCGAGGAGCGCTGCCTGGCCGCGATCGAGGTGTTCAAGGAGAAGCTGGTCAAGCGCGGGATCTCGCTGCGGGCCCTGGACATGGGCGAGCCCACCGCCTCGGGCAAGACCTACAAGGTGACCGGCAAGATCGTCCAGGGCATCGCCTCGGACAAGGCCAAGGCGATCGCCAAGCGGATCAAGGACGAGGGCCCCAAGGGCGTCCAGGCGCAGATCCAGGGCGATCAGCTGCGGGTGACGGGCAAGAAGCGCGACGACCTGCAGGCCGTCATCGCACTGCTCAAGAACGCCGATCTGGACATCGCCCTGCAGTTCACCAACTACCGCTGA